GTCTGTCCTTCTGTTACGCTGACCTGCGTCAATGTGCCCGACACCTGCGGCATGACCGACACATCTTGCCGCCCGCGTATCGTGGCCGAATAGGTGCGGGTAAACTCCTTGTCCGAGCGCTCCACCGTCATCGTCTTGTACGCTCCGGCGGCTCCCGCACCAGCCTGCGACGCATCGCCAGCTTGTTTCTTACCACATGAGACAATAAGCCCCGGCAGACAAACGGCCAGGACTAACCACATGAAACTTTTCACTTTCATTCTTCTGCTAATAATATAATGTATATGGATTGCTGATTTCAACACGAGTTGCTTGCCGTTCTAAAGCGCCGGCAAAGATACCTACTTTTTTGCATGAACGGTGCTAAGAGAGCATTCCCATTCCTCGTACTGAATAAGTGTAAGTGCTTGCGGGGCTCCCGCAAACACCAAAAAGTTTTTCGAGGCACTTGCGGGGCTCCCGCAAAGGCCGAAAAGTTTCTCGGGGCACTTGCGGGACTCCCGCAAACGCCAAAAAGTTTTCCGTGGGACTTGCGGGACTCCCGCAAACACTTCGAAGAAGTTTCTGGGCTTTGCAGCGTTTCTGCAAAAGTGCTTTTCCCCATTTTGGCGTTTGCAGGACTCCTGCAAGGACGCTTTTTCCCATTTTGGTCTTTGCAGAACTTCTGCAAGGACGCTTTTCTTCATTTTGGTGTTTGCAGAACTTCTGCAAGAACGCTTTTCCTCATTTTGGTGTTTGCAGAACTTCTGCAAGAGCGCTTTTTCCCATTTTGGTCTTTGCAGAACTTCTGCAAGGGCGCTTTTCCCCATTTTGGCGTTTGCAGAACTTCTGCAAGGGCCCTTTTTCCCATTTTGGCGTTTGCAGGACTTCTGCAAGAGCGCTTTTTCCCCATTTTGGTGTTTGCAGAACTTCTGCAAGGACGCTTTTCCCCATTTTGGCGTTTGCCGTACCCTCCCCCTCCATACTTCGCAGATCAGCGGCGACCCAAGGGCGCATTGGTACAGGGGTGTCGACGAAATCCGTCTATTTTTGCCCATATTTTATAGATAGAAAGACAATGAGATTTGATGAATTAGACCTCGACGACGCCGTGTTGGACGGACTCGAGGCCATGAATTTCGTGGAGACGACACCTATCCAAGAACTGGCCATCCCGCCCATCCTCGCGGGCAAGGACTTGATCGGGTGCGCACAGACGGGCACCGGCAAGACGGCCGCCTACGTGCTGCCCATCATCAGCCAGCTGAGCCGAGGCGGATATCCACAGGATGCGATCAATGCGGTCATTATGGCACCGACGCGCGAACTGGCGCAGCAGATCGATCAGCAGATCGACGGCTTTACCTACTTCGTTTCCGTTTCGGCGGTGGCTGTCTACGGTGGTACCGACGGCATCGCCTACGCCCGGCAGGAGCGCGGATTGCAGATGGGTGCCGACATCGTTATCGCCACGCCTGGCCGCCTGATCAGCCACTTGAACATGGGCAGTGTGGACCTCTCGCGCACCTCCTTCTTCGTCCTTGACGAGGCCGATCGCATGCTCGATATGGGTTTCCATGACGACATTATGCAGATCTATAAGCAGCTCCCGGAGACGTGTCAAGTAGTCATGTTCTCGGCTACCATGCCGCCTAAGATCCGGACGCTGGCGCACAACATCCTGAAGGATCCGGAAGAGATTAAAATCGCTGTATCGCGTCCGCCGGAATCGATTATGCAGACGGCCTACATCTGCTATGAGGCCCATAAGATGCCGCTCTTGAAGCAGCTTTTCGCCAAGAAAGCTCCCGAGCGCGTCATCATCTTCTCGTCCTCCAAGATGAAGGTGAAAGAGCTTGCGGCGACGCTCAAGCGGATGAATTTCAACGTGGCCGCCATGCACTCCGACTTGGAGCAGAGCGAGCGTGAGCAGGTGATGAAGGACTTCCGAAACGGTCATATTGGCATGCTCGTGGCGACGGACGTTGTGGCGCGTGGCATTGATATCAACGACATTTCGCTCGTCATCAACTATGACATTCCCAACGATCCCGAGGACTATGTGCACCGCATCGGGCGTACGGCGCGCGGCACGGAGGGCAGTGGACTGGCCATCACGTTCGTCTCGCAACAGGAACAGGCGCGGTTCAAGGAGATCGAGACGTTTATCGAAAAGGATATCTATAAGATCCCCATCGATCCCTCCATCGGCGAGTCACCGACCTATGAGCCGGAGAAATACAGTCGCACGCGCGGCAAGGGCGGACGTGGGCGCCAAAGTGGTGGCGGCGGTGGACGTGCCAAGGCACAATCGACCTCCTCAAAGCCTCGTGGAGGCGGCAACAGGCGGCGTAACAAGCCCTCTCAAAACCGTCCAGCGCACTCCTGACCCCATCCTGTTATGATCTGTTTCCCGAACGCCAAAATCAACCTCGGACTGCATGTCGTCAGCCGTCGCCCCGACGGCTACCACTGCATCGAGACGGTCTTTTACCCCGTCCCCCTCTGCGATGCCTTAGAGATCGTGCCGGCCGAGGCTTTTTCGTTTCACACCTACGGCCTTGCGATTGACGGGCCGGCGGACGACAACCTCGTCATGCGTGCCCTCGCGGCCATGCGCCAGCAGGTGGACATTCCGCCCGTGGCCATCCATCTCAAGAAGACGATCCCCTTCGGCGCCGGACTGGGCGGTGGCTCGGCCGACGCCGCTTTTATGTTGAAGCTGTTGCGCGACTATGCGTCGCTCTCCCTCACGGACGGCGCGCTGGAGCGTATCGCCGCACGCCTCGGCGCAGACTGTCCCTTCTTCGTCCGCAATCGCCCTGTCATGGCCACGGGCATCGGCGATGTGTTCAGCCCGGTGAATGTCTCGCTGGCGGGCTATCATATTGCTATCGTTAAGCCGGCCGTCTCAGTCTCCACACGCGAGGCCTACGCAGCGATCCGTCCGGCCGCGCCCGCGGTACCCCTCGACGAAATCATCTGCCGCCCCGTCACGGAGTGGCGCGACGCGCTCAAGAACGATTTCGAGGCGCCCGTCTTCGCCCTTCACCCCACGATCGGCGCCATCAAAGCGCAGCTCTACGCCGCTGGCGCCGTCTACGCCGCCATGTCTGGATCCGGGTCGGCCGTTTTCGGCCTGTTCGATGGTGAGCCATCGTTGCCCGCCTTCACAGACTGCTTCGCCTGGCAGGGAAAGCTGCAATAATCCTCCTTTATATACGTTTCATTAGACGTGAATTTTTAACGGATAATATAATGAAACGAGTGATGATTCTTTTGATTTGTGCGGCCCTTGGTTTGTCGCACGCCTATGCACAGTTTACGGTCGGTGCAAAGGCCGGCTTGAATGTGGCGAGTATTGGCAATGTGACGGTTTATCCCAGCAATCCCCTGCCCGGCGATCTCGAGTCGTGGACGCTGGAGTACGGCTACCTGCCCGGCGCGCATGTCGGCGGTTATGCGCGGTACGCCTTTTCGCCGCTTTTCAGCGTGCAGACTGAGCTGCTCTATTCGCAGATGGGGTATAAGATTAGCATTCCAACGGTGGATCTCCGCGGACACGTCTATGATAATGTAACGGGCCGTATGCGGATGCATTACCTCAACCTGCCGGTGTTGTTTCGGCTTACGGTTCCTGGCTCCGGACTCTTTGCCGAGGTGGGT
The sequence above is drawn from the Tannerella serpentiformis genome and encodes:
- a CDS encoding DEAD/DEAH box helicase, producing the protein MRFDELDLDDAVLDGLEAMNFVETTPIQELAIPPILAGKDLIGCAQTGTGKTAAYVLPIISQLSRGGYPQDAINAVIMAPTRELAQQIDQQIDGFTYFVSVSAVAVYGGTDGIAYARQERGLQMGADIVIATPGRLISHLNMGSVDLSRTSFFVLDEADRMLDMGFHDDIMQIYKQLPETCQVVMFSATMPPKIRTLAHNILKDPEEIKIAVSRPPESIMQTAYICYEAHKMPLLKQLFAKKAPERVIIFSSSKMKVKELAATLKRMNFNVAAMHSDLEQSEREQVMKDFRNGHIGMLVATDVVARGIDINDISLVINYDIPNDPEDYVHRIGRTARGTEGSGLAITFVSQQEQARFKEIETFIEKDIYKIPIDPSIGESPTYEPEKYSRTRGKGGRGRQSGGGGGRAKAQSTSSKPRGGGNRRRNKPSQNRPAHS
- a CDS encoding 4-(cytidine 5'-diphospho)-2-C-methyl-D-erythritol kinase → MICFPNAKINLGLHVVSRRPDGYHCIETVFYPVPLCDALEIVPAEAFSFHTYGLAIDGPADDNLVMRALAAMRQQVDIPPVAIHLKKTIPFGAGLGGGSADAAFMLKLLRDYASLSLTDGALERIAARLGADCPFFVRNRPVMATGIGDVFSPVNVSLAGYHIAIVKPAVSVSTREAYAAIRPAAPAVPLDEIICRPVTEWRDALKNDFEAPVFALHPTIGAIKAQLYAAGAVYAAMSGSGSAVFGLFDGEPSLPAFTDCFAWQGKLQ
- a CDS encoding porin family protein — encoded protein: MILLICAALGLSHAYAQFTVGAKAGLNVASIGNVTVYPSNPLPGDLESWTLEYGYLPGAHVGGYARYAFSPLFSVQTELLYSQMGYKISIPTVDLRGHVYDNVTGRMRMHYLNLPVLFRLTVPGSGLFAEVGPQPGLLLGSHGSIRTKTGERVGDVAGASGPATTFDLSGVAGLGYRWKNGLALSAHYVHEFKTSEKEFIPRMTRKYAVQLSVAYDIKTF